From Stenotrophomonas maltophilia, a single genomic window includes:
- a CDS encoding DUF885 domain-containing protein, which translates to MKPIALAVALALTAAPLLSAPPALAAPAAKATTPASPAWVARSNALAQILLDAQGPFQPEETGFFGVPGYDDKVADLGPDNGKRYRAAMAKARDELKAKLATEQDPNVRQDLEIMIHAASQNIEGSELNEKYLLPWSDAPQTVFSGLNLLLSDQVPAERRAKAVDRLKAYAGLQPGGTAFTTLARQRYEERLKDSTLLQPTKIEVQQSLDNVETYITGIESLLKKYQIAGADEAMKTLAGQMKDYAAWTRTEVLPKARADARLPAPLYAYQLKQVGIDIDPKLLMQRAQLEFMETRSAMQQLAPLVVKDKGLKVADPSDPVAVIRALKADKIADDHLEGHYRKVIDAIDPLIREHAIVDVPKRAMQMRLGSAAESAASPAPHFLPAPLVNNTGQQGTFVLPLGNPAAGPGAQYDDFNFGAAAWTLSAHEGRPGHELQFTAMVERGISLARTMFAFNSVNVEGWALYAEAEMVPYEPLDGQMIALQFRLLRAARAMLDPMLNLGLTDRANGERVLMEQVGLSKAMATQELDRYMVRMPGQAGSYFYGYTRILELRMQTELALGAKFDRLAFNNFLLDQGLLPPDQLADAVNKVFVPKYKR; encoded by the coding sequence ATGAAGCCGATCGCGTTGGCCGTTGCCCTGGCCCTGACTGCCGCCCCGCTGCTGTCCGCACCGCCGGCCTTGGCCGCACCCGCCGCCAAGGCCACCACCCCGGCCAGCCCGGCCTGGGTCGCCCGCAGCAATGCGCTGGCGCAGATCCTGCTGGATGCGCAGGGGCCGTTCCAGCCGGAAGAAACCGGCTTCTTCGGCGTGCCCGGCTACGACGACAAGGTGGCCGACCTGGGCCCCGACAACGGCAAGCGCTACCGCGCCGCGATGGCCAAGGCACGCGACGAACTGAAGGCGAAGCTGGCCACCGAGCAGGATCCCAACGTCCGCCAGGACCTGGAGATCATGATCCATGCCGCCAGCCAGAACATCGAAGGCAGCGAGCTCAACGAGAAGTACCTGCTGCCGTGGAGTGATGCGCCGCAGACGGTGTTCAGCGGCCTCAACCTGCTGTTGTCCGACCAGGTGCCGGCCGAGCGCCGGGCCAAGGCGGTCGACCGCCTCAAGGCCTATGCCGGCCTGCAGCCGGGTGGCACCGCCTTCACTACGCTGGCGCGCCAGCGCTACGAAGAGCGGCTGAAGGACAGCACGCTGCTGCAGCCGACGAAGATCGAAGTGCAGCAGTCGCTGGACAACGTCGAGACCTACATCACCGGCATCGAGTCGCTGCTGAAGAAGTACCAGATCGCCGGTGCCGACGAGGCGATGAAGACCCTGGCCGGGCAGATGAAGGACTATGCGGCCTGGACCCGCACCGAGGTGCTGCCGAAGGCACGTGCCGACGCGCGCCTGCCGGCGCCGCTGTACGCCTACCAGCTCAAGCAGGTCGGCATCGACATCGACCCGAAGCTGCTGATGCAGCGTGCGCAGCTGGAGTTCATGGAAACCCGCTCGGCGATGCAGCAGCTGGCGCCGCTGGTGGTGAAGGACAAGGGCCTGAAGGTGGCCGATCCGAGTGACCCGGTGGCGGTGATCCGCGCGCTGAAGGCCGACAAGATCGCTGACGATCATCTGGAAGGCCATTACCGCAAGGTGATCGATGCGATCGATCCGCTGATCCGCGAGCACGCCATCGTCGACGTGCCCAAGCGCGCGATGCAGATGCGCCTGGGCTCGGCCGCCGAGAGCGCGGCCAGCCCGGCCCCGCACTTCCTGCCGGCACCGCTGGTCAACAACACCGGGCAGCAGGGCACCTTCGTGCTGCCGCTGGGCAACCCGGCCGCGGGCCCGGGCGCGCAGTACGACGACTTCAACTTCGGGGCAGCGGCATGGACGCTGAGTGCGCATGAAGGCCGCCCGGGCCACGAGCTGCAGTTCACCGCGATGGTCGAGCGCGGCATCTCGCTGGCGCGCACCATGTTCGCGTTCAATTCGGTGAACGTGGAAGGCTGGGCGCTGTACGCGGAAGCCGAGATGGTGCCGTACGAGCCGCTGGACGGGCAGATGATCGCGCTGCAGTTCCGCCTGCTGCGCGCCGCACGCGCGATGCTTGACCCGATGCTCAACCTCGGCCTGACCGACCGTGCCAACGGCGAGCGCGTGCTGATGGAGCAGGTCGGCCTATCCAAGGCGATGGCCACCCAGGAACTGGATCGCTACATGGTGCGCATGCCGGGCCAGGCCGGCAGCTATTTCTATGGATATACCCGGATCCTGGAGCTGCGCATGCAGACCGAACTGGCGCTGGGCGCGAAGTTCGACCGCCTGGCGTTCAACAACTTCCTGCTCGACCAGGGCCTGCTGCCGCCGGACCAGCTGGCCGACGCGGTGAACAAGGTGTTCGTGCCGAAGTACAAGCGCTGA
- a CDS encoding cytochrome c oxidase assembly factor Coa1 family protein, translated as MTLPPPIPAHQQRSAGWWCRHWRWAMPLTVVLVLGTVGGVVAWSVLGWSEAARESPPMREALRRAGCSIELVDAFGEPLRAGSMPLGSMQTAINGQRDVGLTVSLEGPHAHGRLFVKGTRSDDVWDYPVMYVLAEDKQTFDLTALDDDEAAHECELQACRDRGECPLTAAL; from the coding sequence ATGACCCTGCCACCGCCGATTCCCGCTCATCAGCAGCGATCTGCTGGCTGGTGGTGCCGCCACTGGCGCTGGGCGATGCCGTTGACCGTGGTGCTGGTGCTGGGCACGGTCGGTGGCGTGGTGGCCTGGAGCGTGCTGGGTTGGAGCGAGGCGGCGCGCGAGAGCCCGCCGATGCGCGAAGCACTGCGCCGCGCCGGCTGCAGCATCGAGCTGGTGGACGCGTTCGGCGAGCCGCTGCGTGCCGGGTCGATGCCGCTGGGCAGCATGCAGACCGCGATCAACGGCCAGCGTGATGTCGGCCTGACCGTCTCGCTGGAAGGGCCGCACGCGCACGGCCGGTTGTTCGTGAAGGGCACCCGCAGCGATGACGTGTGGGATTATCCGGTGATGTACGTGCTGGCCGAGGACAAGCAGACCTTCGACCTGACCGCGCTGGATGATGATGAAGCCGCGCACGAATGCGAGCTGCAGGCCTGCCGTGATCGTGGCGAGTGCCCGCTGACCGCCGCATTGTGA
- a CDS encoding S9 family peptidase, with translation MRHLFASLALMLATSTAAHAEKLTLEAITGPLPLSGPTLMKPKVAPDGSQVSFLRGKDSDRNQLDLWTYDIGSGQTRLLVDSKVVLPGTETLSDEEKARRERQRIAAMTGIVDYQWSPDAQRLLFPLGGELYLYDLKQQGQAAVRQLTHGEGFATDAKLSPKGGFVSFIRGRNLWVIDLASGKQLQLTRDGSTTIGNGVAEFVADEEMDRHTGYWWAPDDSAIAFARIDESPVPVQKRYEVYADRTDVIEQRYPAAGDANVRVQLGVIAPAADAQPRWVDLGKEQDIYLARVDWRDAQHLSFQRQSRDQKQLDLVEVALDSNRQRVLAHETSPTWVPLHNSLRFLEDGSVLWSSERTGFQHLYRIDSKGKTTALTRGNWPVDELLAVDEKADKAYFRAGIETSRESQIYAVSLQGGEPQRLSKAPGMHSASFARNASVYVDSWSNSSTPPQIELFRANGEKIATLLENDLADPKHPYARYRDAQRPIEFGTLTAADGKTPLNYSLIKPAGFDPSKRYPVAVYVYGGPASQTVTDSWPGRGDHLFNQYLAQQGYVVFSLDNRGTPRRGRDFGSALYGKQGTVEVTDQLRGVAWLKQQPWVDPARIGVQGWSNGGYMTLMLLAKASNQYACGVAGAPVTDWGLYDSHYTERYMDLPARNEAGYREARVLTHIEGLRSPLLLIHGMADDNVLFTNSTSLMSALQKRAQPFELMTYPGAKHGLSGADALHRYRVAEAFLGRCLKP, from the coding sequence ATGCGCCACCTGTTCGCTTCGCTCGCCCTCATGCTCGCCACCAGTACCGCCGCCCACGCTGAAAAGCTGACCCTGGAAGCCATCACCGGCCCGCTGCCGTTGTCCGGCCCGACCCTGATGAAGCCCAAGGTGGCGCCGGACGGGTCGCAGGTCAGCTTCCTGCGCGGCAAGGACAGCGACCGTAACCAGCTGGACCTGTGGACCTACGACATCGGCAGCGGCCAGACCCGCCTGCTGGTCGACTCCAAGGTGGTGCTGCCGGGCACCGAGACCCTCAGCGATGAGGAAAAGGCCCGCCGCGAGCGCCAGCGCATCGCCGCGATGACCGGCATCGTCGATTACCAGTGGTCGCCGGACGCGCAGCGCCTGCTGTTCCCGCTCGGCGGCGAACTGTATCTCTATGACCTGAAGCAGCAGGGCCAGGCCGCGGTTCGCCAGCTGACCCACGGCGAGGGTTTCGCCACCGATGCCAAGCTGTCGCCGAAGGGCGGTTTCGTCAGCTTCATCCGCGGCCGCAACCTGTGGGTGATCGACCTGGCCAGCGGCAAGCAGCTGCAGCTGACCCGCGACGGCAGCACCACGATCGGCAACGGCGTGGCCGAATTCGTCGCCGATGAAGAGATGGACCGCCACACCGGTTACTGGTGGGCGCCGGACGATTCGGCCATCGCCTTCGCGCGCATCGACGAGTCGCCGGTGCCGGTGCAGAAGCGCTACGAAGTCTATGCCGACCGCACCGACGTGATCGAGCAGCGCTATCCGGCCGCGGGCGATGCCAACGTGCGTGTGCAGCTGGGCGTGATCGCGCCGGCCGCCGACGCACAACCGCGCTGGGTCGACCTGGGCAAGGAACAGGACATCTACCTGGCCCGCGTCGACTGGCGCGATGCGCAGCACCTGAGCTTCCAGCGCCAGTCGCGCGACCAGAAGCAGCTGGACCTGGTGGAAGTGGCACTCGATTCCAACCGCCAGCGCGTGCTCGCCCACGAGACCAGCCCGACCTGGGTGCCGCTGCACAACAGCCTGCGCTTCCTGGAAGACGGCAGCGTGCTGTGGTCGTCCGAACGCACCGGCTTCCAGCACCTGTACCGCATCGACAGCAAGGGCAAGACCACCGCGCTGACCCGCGGCAACTGGCCGGTGGACGAGCTGCTGGCGGTCGATGAGAAGGCCGACAAGGCCTACTTCCGCGCCGGCATCGAGACCTCGCGCGAAAGCCAGATCTACGCGGTGTCGCTGCAGGGCGGCGAGCCGCAACGGCTGTCGAAGGCGCCGGGCATGCACAGTGCGAGCTTCGCCCGCAACGCCAGTGTCTATGTCGACAGCTGGTCCAACAGCAGCACGCCGCCGCAGATCGAGCTGTTCCGCGCCAATGGCGAGAAGATCGCCACCCTGCTCGAGAACGACCTGGCCGATCCCAAGCACCCGTATGCGCGTTACCGTGACGCGCAGCGCCCGATCGAGTTCGGCACGCTCACCGCCGCTGATGGCAAGACGCCGCTCAACTACAGCCTGATCAAGCCGGCCGGTTTCGATCCGTCCAAGCGCTACCCGGTGGCGGTGTACGTCTATGGTGGCCCGGCCAGCCAGACCGTCACCGACAGCTGGCCCGGCCGCGGTGATCACCTGTTCAACCAGTACCTGGCCCAGCAGGGCTACGTGGTGTTCTCGCTGGACAACCGCGGCACCCCGCGTCGTGGCCGTGACTTCGGCAGCGCGCTGTACGGCAAGCAGGGCACGGTGGAAGTGACCGACCAGCTGCGCGGCGTGGCGTGGCTGAAGCAGCAGCCGTGGGTCGACCCGGCACGCATCGGCGTGCAGGGCTGGTCCAACGGCGGCTACATGACCCTGATGCTGCTGGCCAAGGCATCGAACCAGTACGCCTGCGGCGTGGCCGGTGCGCCGGTCACCGATTGGGGCCTGTACGACAGCCACTACACCGAACGCTACATGGACCTGCCGGCGCGCAATGAAGCGGGCTACCGCGAAGCGCGCGTACTGACCCATATCGAGGGCCTGCGTTCGCCGCTGCTGCTGATCCACGGCATGGCGGACGACAACGTGCTGTTCACCAACTCGACCAGCCTGATGAGCGCGCTGCAGAAGCGTGCCCAGCCGTTCGAACTGATGACCTACCCGGGCGCCAAGCATGGCCTGTCCGGTGCCGATGCGCTGCATCGCTACCGCGTGGCCGAAGCCTTCCTGGGACGTTGCCTGAAACCCTGA
- a CDS encoding glutathione binding-like protein, with protein sequence MIDLYYWPTPNGHKVTLLLEETGLQYRIHPVNIGSGDQFKPEFLAISPNNKMPAIVDQAPADGGAPQSVFESGAILLYLAEKTGQFLPSDPRGRVTTLEWLFWQMAGLGPMSGQMGHFNVYAPEKIPYAIERYDNEVRRLHGVMDKRLAQHAFLAGDEYTIADMASYPWIGAYDKIPVDFSAFPNLKRWHEAIAARPATQRAYALRQQVNPNAGKPLSDEERRHLFGQR encoded by the coding sequence ATGATCGACCTGTATTACTGGCCAACCCCGAACGGCCACAAAGTGACCCTGCTGCTGGAGGAAACCGGCCTGCAGTACCGCATCCACCCGGTCAACATCGGCTCGGGCGACCAGTTCAAGCCGGAATTCCTTGCGATCTCGCCCAACAACAAGATGCCGGCCATCGTCGACCAGGCCCCAGCCGATGGCGGTGCCCCGCAGAGCGTGTTCGAGTCCGGCGCGATCCTGCTGTACCTGGCCGAGAAGACCGGCCAGTTCCTGCCCAGCGACCCGCGCGGCCGCGTCACCACCCTGGAATGGCTGTTCTGGCAGATGGCCGGGCTGGGCCCGATGAGCGGCCAGATGGGTCACTTCAATGTGTACGCGCCGGAGAAGATCCCGTATGCGATCGAGCGCTATGACAACGAGGTGCGCCGCCTGCACGGGGTGATGGACAAGCGCCTGGCCCAGCACGCCTTCCTGGCCGGTGATGAATACACCATCGCCGACATGGCCAGCTACCCGTGGATCGGGGCCTACGACAAGATCCCCGTCGATTTTTCCGCGTTCCCGAACCTGAAGCGCTGGCATGAAGCGATCGCCGCGCGCCCGGCCACCCAGCGCGCCTACGCCCTGCGCCAGCAGGTGAACCCGAACGCCGGCAAGCCGCTCAGCGACGAAGAACGCAGGCACCTGTTCGGCCAGCGCTGA
- a CDS encoding TIGR00645 family protein has protein sequence MSHSPRPLSPLSSLIFASRWLQLPLYLGLILAQCVYVFLFGKELWHLLSHSVSMGEQQIMLIVLGLIDVVMISNLLVMVIVGGYETFVSRLRLEGHPDQPEWLSHVNASVLKVKLAMAIIGISSIHLLKTFIATSALKGLPLCKPEQWAAAVSSASTSFYSAGVETCTTMTQEGVLWQTIIHCVFILSAIGIAWTDKLMSNSHSKPHDKAHDH, from the coding sequence ATGAGCCACAGTCCTCGTCCCCTGTCCCCGTTGTCCTCGCTGATCTTCGCCTCGCGCTGGCTGCAGCTGCCGCTGTACCTGGGCCTGATCCTTGCCCAGTGCGTCTACGTATTCCTGTTCGGCAAGGAGCTCTGGCACCTGCTGTCCCACTCCGTCTCGATGGGCGAACAGCAGATCATGCTGATCGTGCTGGGCCTGATCGACGTGGTGATGATCTCCAACCTGCTGGTGATGGTGATCGTTGGCGGCTACGAGACCTTCGTCTCGCGCCTGCGCCTGGAAGGCCATCCGGACCAGCCCGAATGGCTGAGCCACGTCAATGCCAGCGTGCTGAAGGTGAAGCTGGCAATGGCGATCATCGGCATTTCCTCGATCCACCTGCTGAAGACGTTCATCGCCACCAGCGCGCTGAAGGGCCTGCCGCTGTGCAAGCCGGAACAATGGGCCGCCGCGGTGTCGTCGGCTTCGACCAGCTTCTACAGCGCTGGCGTCGAGACCTGCACGACGATGACCCAGGAAGGCGTGCTCTGGCAGACCATCATCCACTGCGTGTTCATCCTGTCGGCGATCGGCATCGCCTGGACCGACAAGCTGATGTCCAACAGCCACAGCAAGCCACACGACAAGGCGCACGACCACTGA
- a CDS encoding energy transducer TonB: MSHVSMITAARRWLPVALALALAACSGKEEAPASAPDKAPAAAAPAAPVVAAKVQSMGTEQLRESASQALRENRMYAPAGDNAIEYYLALRDKTPDDASVKSALTDLLPYTLIAAEQHLAREDYTEAQRLVALIEKVDASAPALPRLKEGLAKGVQNAAKRTEAEAEKAKKDAEDRSKQQTEQQRLTEQRAKEADAAKQIAAQQDAARRDNERQEAERQAAARREAEQKQQQAAAQQASAARQAAAPAAPTLRPVSTPAPRYPGEALRSGTSGEVLVEITVGTDGSVVNARVLRATPGRVFDREALNAVKRWRFEPVSAPVTTRRTLVFAPGG, encoded by the coding sequence ATGTCGCACGTCTCAATGATCACCGCCGCGCGCCGGTGGCTGCCGGTTGCCCTGGCACTTGCGCTGGCCGCCTGCTCGGGCAAGGAGGAAGCTCCGGCTTCCGCGCCGGACAAGGCACCGGCCGCTGCTGCACCGGCCGCTCCGGTGGTCGCTGCCAAGGTGCAGTCGATGGGTACCGAACAGCTGCGCGAATCGGCCAGCCAGGCGCTGCGCGAGAACCGCATGTACGCGCCGGCCGGTGACAACGCCATCGAGTACTACCTCGCCCTGCGTGACAAGACGCCAGACGACGCCTCGGTGAAGAGTGCGCTGACCGACCTGCTGCCCTACACCCTGATCGCCGCCGAGCAGCATCTGGCGCGCGAGGATTACACCGAGGCGCAGCGCCTGGTGGCATTGATCGAGAAAGTGGATGCGTCCGCGCCGGCCCTGCCGCGCCTGAAGGAAGGCCTGGCCAAGGGCGTGCAGAACGCCGCCAAGCGCACCGAAGCGGAAGCCGAAAAGGCGAAGAAGGACGCCGAGGACCGCAGCAAGCAGCAGACCGAGCAGCAGCGTCTGACCGAGCAACGCGCCAAGGAAGCCGATGCCGCCAAGCAGATTGCCGCGCAGCAGGATGCCGCACGCCGCGACAACGAACGGCAGGAGGCCGAGCGCCAGGCCGCCGCCCGTCGTGAAGCCGAGCAGAAGCAGCAGCAGGCCGCCGCGCAGCAGGCCAGCGCCGCACGCCAGGCTGCGGCCCCGGCTGCACCGACCCTGCGCCCGGTCAGCACGCCGGCGCCGCGTTATCCGGGCGAGGCCCTGCGCTCGGGCACCTCGGGCGAAGTGCTGGTGGAGATCACCGTCGGCACCGACGGCTCGGTGGTGAACGCACGCGTGCTGCGCGCAACGCCCGGCCGCGTATTCGACCGCGAAGCCCTCAACGCAGTGAAGCGCTGGCGCTTCGAGCCGGTCAGCGCCCCGGTTACCACCCGCCGTACGCTGGTGTTCGCGCCGGGCGGCTGA
- a CDS encoding AraC family transcriptional regulator: MADQPTQVPLIDPALADAATGPWLLGVQLTMPGTRRTPRHQHARGQLLGARRGLMSIEAGDQHWLLPAGHVAWVPPRLPHALASLGDFDGWSLYFSTSACAPLPTVPRVFQPSMLLQAAVPRALQWRHGALGDAQLRLAGVIGDEIAAGLPLPLALPQPRDRRLRRIATALARAPHDPRSVQDWAAASGLSGRSLARHWLAETGMPLSHWRQRLRVLLALPRLLSGETVIEVALSMGYETPSAFIAVFKREMGVTPARYGAG, encoded by the coding sequence ATGGCAGATCAGCCAACCCAAGTGCCTTTGATCGATCCCGCACTGGCCGATGCGGCCACAGGGCCGTGGCTGCTGGGCGTACAGCTGACCATGCCAGGGACGCGACGCACGCCGCGTCACCAGCACGCACGCGGGCAGCTGCTGGGTGCGCGCCGCGGCCTTATGAGCATCGAAGCCGGCGACCAGCACTGGCTGCTTCCGGCGGGACACGTCGCGTGGGTCCCGCCTCGCCTGCCGCATGCATTGGCCAGCCTCGGTGACTTCGACGGCTGGAGCCTTTACTTCAGTACTTCGGCCTGCGCGCCATTGCCCACTGTACCGCGCGTGTTCCAGCCCAGCATGCTGCTGCAGGCGGCGGTGCCACGCGCTCTGCAGTGGAGGCACGGCGCATTGGGGGATGCGCAGCTGAGGCTGGCCGGAGTAATTGGCGATGAGATCGCAGCTGGTCTTCCGTTGCCGCTGGCACTGCCGCAGCCACGCGATCGCCGCCTGCGACGGATCGCCACCGCGCTGGCCCGCGCGCCACATGATCCGCGCAGCGTGCAGGATTGGGCCGCTGCCAGCGGCCTGTCTGGCCGCAGCCTGGCTCGCCATTGGTTGGCCGAAACGGGCATGCCGCTCAGCCACTGGCGGCAGCGGTTGCGCGTACTGTTGGCATTACCGCGCCTGCTGTCAGGCGAAACGGTCATCGAAGTCGCGCTGTCGATGGGCTATGAAACACCCAGTGCATTCATCGCCGTGTTCAAGCGTGAGATGGGCGTGACACCGGCACGCTATGGTGCGGGGTGA
- a CDS encoding DUF6708 domain-containing protein, with the protein MLTGWVAKFPKDRGLDHVERRAALKNDDFGKSVPDDAFGLIRFNSTYIEFVDRTFKVKGMAHCIAALVGCTIGIWMFLAFAQSASETEEGVIGSGGYLAIVAVMSLGIILPTWLIYLRHDLFQYTHYPVRFNRITRKIYFFRHNGPGGVTVVPWGSPYAFFHIGRGAQNRELRDLRCHLLDRNQQIQQTFTVGHFWHHDDHILEEWALICRYMQDGPENCYDDPRDRVITLSSDPTIRNCWLMVILMMGTALMPLRTNLMFPVYGALTLCRWLTFKTCHKPVFPPEIEAECQIDPEDPYRLPEPRFMAEFASDPDIYARALERHKERMMWRPEE; encoded by the coding sequence ATGCTTACTGGGTGGGTTGCGAAATTTCCGAAAGATCGTGGGCTGGATCATGTCGAGAGGCGTGCTGCGCTCAAGAATGATGATTTTGGAAAGTCAGTTCCTGATGACGCCTTCGGCCTGATTCGCTTCAATTCGACGTACATTGAATTTGTTGATAGGACTTTTAAGGTTAAGGGTATGGCGCACTGCATTGCTGCGCTCGTTGGATGCACTATCGGCATATGGATGTTCCTTGCATTTGCACAGTCTGCTTCGGAGACCGAAGAGGGTGTCATCGGCAGCGGCGGTTATCTCGCCATCGTGGCGGTAATGTCACTTGGCATCATCCTTCCTACGTGGCTTATATATCTGAGACATGACCTCTTCCAGTACACCCACTACCCGGTCCGCTTCAATCGCATCACCCGCAAGATCTACTTCTTCAGGCACAACGGCCCTGGAGGCGTGACGGTCGTGCCCTGGGGTTCGCCTTACGCTTTCTTCCACATCGGCCGGGGCGCACAGAACCGTGAGCTGCGTGATCTCAGGTGTCACCTTCTTGACCGCAATCAGCAGATACAGCAGACCTTCACCGTCGGACACTTCTGGCATCACGACGATCACATTCTCGAGGAATGGGCGCTGATCTGCCGCTATATGCAGGACGGCCCGGAAAACTGTTACGACGACCCACGTGACAGGGTTATCACGCTCTCGTCGGACCCAACGATCCGCAACTGCTGGCTGATGGTCATCCTGATGATGGGCACGGCACTGATGCCGCTGCGTACCAACCTGATGTTCCCGGTCTATGGCGCACTCACGCTCTGCCGGTGGCTGACTTTCAAGACCTGCCACAAGCCGGTCTTCCCACCTGAGATCGAGGCGGAATGCCAGATTGATCCTGAGGATCCCTATCGACTTCCAGAGCCAAGGTTCATGGCTGAATTCGCCAGCGATCCGGACATCTATGCGCGGGCGTTGGAGCGTCACAAGGAACGGATGATGTGGCGTCCAGAGGAGTAG